From Nicotiana tabacum cultivar K326 chromosome 20, ASM71507v2, whole genome shotgun sequence, one genomic window encodes:
- the LOC107800777 gene encoding uncharacterized protein LOC107800777 has translation MQEKHQQQSKAHTIVRNKRSSVKNSTTMTDSDCTEFERTKPRKRRQKLIKRPISRSKTVCDYLEELYKKKGSIREDALGKLIIEFKKAVRYEFAQNICVTLTHRCENSLKRGSALEIDLALQLIGLLAITLGAGDHAHEIYEYSLEFLPQVLKSKSSHSAKVVAAAISAWSLLLSEINGWCVNHKKWKGLFSYLLKQLEEDYDQNVNCACVEALGVIFENGSLEKFSDDAENYANLKDMKEDILIRASSVTKENALKLLEDNSDKKITLTICETELTLSTFSLVKQINYIKRYLGDGFINHMKDNEHLHNIFQFWPETTSRDDEDLYEPEFERVALRVFAPHIRREACTKRISMSPSSFLSKANTQLRNTYRMLAEKTKAGEYGVDQEFEYDEY, from the exons atgCAAGAAAAACATCAACAGCAATCAAAGGCACATACCATAGTACGTAACAAGAGAAGTTCAGTGAAGAATTCAACAACAATGACAGATTCAGATTGTACAGAGTTTGAGAGAACCAAACCCAGAAAGAGGCGTCAAAAGCTCATTAAGCGTCCAATTTCAAGATCAAAAACTGTTTGTGATTATTTAGAAGAACTATATAAAAAGAA GGGATCCATAAGAGAAGACGCACTAGGCAAATTGATCATTGAATTCAAGAAAGCGGTGCGATATGAATTTGCTCAGAATAT TTGTGTTACTTTAACACACCGATGCGAAAATTCGTTGAAGCGAGGTTCTGCTTTGGAAATTGATCTTGCACTACAACTTATAG GACTGTTAGCAATAACACTTGGGGCTGGAGATCATGCACATGAGATATATGAATATTCACTAGAGTTTCTTCCTCAAGTTCTCAAATCCAAGTCATCTCATTCTGCAAAG GTTGTTGCTGCAGCAATATCCGCCTGGTCTCTCCTCCTTTCAGAAATAAATGGATGGTGTGTTAATCACAAGAAGTGGAAAGG GTTGTTCTCGTATTTGCTGAAACAACTAGAGGAAGATTATGATCAAAATGTCAACTGTGCCTGCGTAGAAGCACTTGGTGTAATTTTTGAAAATGGCAGCCTTGAGAAATTTTCCGATGATGCAGAAAATTATGCAAActtaaaagacatgaaagaagatATATTGATAAGAGCTTCAAGTGTTACCAAAGAAAATGCTTTAAAACTTCTTGAG GATAATAGTGATAAGAAAATCACCCTCACAATATGTGAAACTGAATTGACCTTAAGCACTTTTTCACTCGTGAAGCAG ATTAATTATATAAAAAGATATCTAGGCGATGGCTTTATAAATCACATGAAG GATAACGAGCACCTCcataatatttttcaattttggcCAGAAACAACTTCTAGAGACGACGAAGATTTGTATGAACCCGAATTTGAAAGG GTGGCTCTTCGAGTTTTTGCACCTCACATTAGAAGGGAAGCTTGCACAAAG AGGATTTCCATGTCGCCTAGTTCTTTCTTGAGCAAGGCAAATACTCAATTGAGGAACACATACAGGATGCTTGCCGAG AAGACTAAGGCTGGAGAGTATGGAGTTGATCAAGAGTTTGAATATGATGAATACTAG